A section of the Spirosoma pollinicola genome encodes:
- a CDS encoding LytR/AlgR family response regulator transcription factor has protein sequence MEFLPIVTSTTTSSTGYTDNGRLFGLPLEELMYLQATSNYSWLHWKNGKKTLMARTLTYYQAQLPKAYFIRLHRNCVVNLMYVERLEIAEASKSGLVYLHSGAVLPVSRRRLCQVKRSVSRYQTACTDMA, from the coding sequence ATGGAATTTTTACCCATTGTTACCTCAACAACCACTTCCTCAACGGGTTATACCGATAATGGCCGACTGTTCGGATTGCCCCTGGAAGAGTTAATGTATTTGCAGGCAACCAGCAATTACAGCTGGCTTCACTGGAAAAACGGAAAAAAGACACTCATGGCCCGCACCTTAACGTATTACCAGGCTCAACTGCCTAAGGCCTATTTTATCCGTCTTCATCGAAATTGTGTCGTTAACCTTATGTACGTGGAGCGGTTGGAAATTGCCGAGGCTTCTAAAAGTGGGCTGGTGTACCTGCACTCAGGAGCTGTTTTGCCGGTGTCCCGCCGGCGCTTGTGCCAAGTCAAGCGGTCGGTATCACGCTACCAGACTGCCTGTACCGATATGGCGTAA
- a CDS encoding ScyD/ScyE family protein, whose amino-acid sequence MSYKRSIISFFLAGSLLTGCQDHRIPDPVQVTTTTLATGLVGLIGVETDASGRVFVTEQGTGNNDGRVSEITLDGKVHPVITGLYSFTRPDNELDATDHLLIIGTTLYVLNAKGLYTLSLDTYKTGDAPIVASSLTPENIQQFVIGQSLTSDTGESHLYNMTLGPDGALYFADAAANAIVRRSPSGQLSIVAEVPGIANPNPAGPPPGPPFIQAVPTNIIYDGKQFAISTLLGFPFPAGKALIYRMDLTGKISVFQQTFNSLVDIENDGNGNYLALEFATFGAMGWTPNTGRLLRAKGTSSDTLLDKLNMPTDLKIVDAHTAYLTSMGDGTLSKITF is encoded by the coding sequence ATGTCCTACAAACGATCCATTATAAGTTTTTTTCTGGCAGGTAGCCTACTTACAGGATGCCAGGATCACCGGATACCTGACCCCGTTCAGGTCACTACAACTACGTTAGCTACCGGCTTAGTGGGACTCATTGGCGTAGAAACCGACGCCAGCGGACGAGTCTTCGTAACTGAACAAGGAACCGGTAACAACGATGGCCGCGTATCAGAAATCACACTGGATGGAAAGGTGCACCCGGTTATTACAGGCTTATATTCCTTCACACGGCCTGATAACGAACTGGATGCTACCGATCACCTACTTATTATCGGCACCACCCTTTACGTGCTGAATGCCAAGGGCTTGTATACACTGAGTCTGGATACATATAAAACAGGTGATGCGCCGATCGTAGCGTCCAGCTTAACGCCTGAGAATATTCAGCAGTTTGTTATAGGCCAGTCGCTTACCAGCGATACCGGCGAATCTCACCTCTATAATATGACACTCGGGCCTGACGGAGCCCTGTATTTTGCAGATGCAGCCGCTAATGCCATTGTCCGACGCTCGCCGAGCGGCCAACTGAGCATCGTAGCGGAAGTGCCGGGTATTGCTAACCCAAATCCGGCTGGACCTCCTCCAGGACCACCATTTATTCAGGCGGTTCCTACGAATATTATTTATGATGGCAAACAGTTCGCCATTAGTACGTTGCTGGGCTTTCCGTTCCCGGCCGGTAAAGCGCTCATTTATCGGATGGACTTAACTGGGAAAATCAGCGTTTTTCAGCAGACTTTCAACAGCCTGGTCGACATCGAGAACGATGGAAATGGCAACTATCTGGCCCTTGAATTTGCCACCTTTGGCGCAATGGGTTGGACGCCGAACACGGGTCGGTTGCTACGGGCAAAGGGTACCAGCAGTGATACACTGCTGGATAAGCTGAACATGCCGACAGACCTAAAAATAGTGGATGCTCACACTGCCTATCTTACCAGCATGGGCGACGGGACCTTATCGAAGATTACGTTTTAG
- a CDS encoding Rossmann-fold NAD(P)-binding domain-containing protein translates to MVAMVNAGLEGFVRAAALDMTQDRRLVIVHPPLVAETASSFGLDETQFPTAATVARTYLEAVESGQNGTAVFMSGYAPDNSFSLTNDRIDSNPVLTNYII, encoded by the coding sequence ATGGTTGCCATGGTCAATGCCGGCCTGGAAGGTTTTGTCAGAGCGGCTGCCCTGGATATGACTCAGGACCGTCGGCTGGTGATTGTTCATCCTCCTCTGGTTGCCGAAACGGCTAGTTCATTTGGCTTGGACGAAACCCAATTTCCGACGGCCGCTACAGTAGCCAGGACCTATCTGGAAGCCGTGGAGAGTGGCCAGAATGGTACTGCTGTTTTTATGAGCGGTTATGCCCCGGATAATAGCTTCAGCCTGACCAACGATCGTATTGACAGTAATCCTGTTCTAACCAACTATATTATTTGA
- a CDS encoding Rossmann-fold NAD(P)-binding domain-containing protein: MDVLLIGASGTIGKAVDHLFNEQAFTLIGASRSTQPGVDFTDLASIDAFYELIGELDAILIIGGDAAFGSLDQLTDSQIELTLSNKLMGQINMARRGIAKLRPNGVFVMTGGMLAYTP; this comes from the coding sequence ATGGATGTATTACTTATCGGAGCCTCTGGCACCATTGGCAAAGCAGTCGATCACCTCTTCAACGAGCAGGCGTTTACGCTCATCGGCGCATCCCGTTCCACACAACCCGGCGTTGATTTTACCGATCTGGCCAGTATTGATGCCTTTTACGAGCTAATCGGCGAACTGGACGCTATTCTGATCATTGGCGGTGATGCGGCCTTTGGTAGCCTGGATCAACTGACCGATTCCCAGATTGAGTTAACGTTATCGAATAAACTGATGGGCCAGATTAACATGGCCCGCAGGGGCATAGCCAAGCTCCGGCCCAATGGTGTGTTTGTGATGACGGGGGGTATGTTAGCGTATACTCCCTGA
- a CDS encoding PLP-dependent cysteine synthase family protein, whose protein sequence is MNLFLVYPHRFTYSEGSFSSPATALTPTIQKKFERLWHLVGNTPMLELFYTYGGQPCSLYVKCEQYNLTGSMKDRMALHVLHQAYREGKIRPGDRIVETTSGSTGIAFSAIGQALGHPVTIIMPAGVSQERIDIIRSLGADIVLFTKEEGGFMGGIQRSEEMAACDPCVFLPRQFANRDNTEAHRLTTGKEIWLQLQSVDVRPDAFVAGVGTGGTVMGVGRYLKSRDVNIRIHPLEPAESPTLSVGYKTGTHRIQGLFDEFVPEILQLNELDHVVQASDGDAILMAQKLARQLGVAVGISSGANLVGAIKLQQEMGPIARVVTILCDCNKKYLSTDLVRIEPVRPTYIAPNVEFTDYRPISRLLADRPGVF, encoded by the coding sequence ATGAATCTATTTCTGGTATATCCGCATCGCTTTACGTATTCAGAAGGCAGTTTTTCATCACCAGCAACGGCGCTGACGCCCACTATTCAGAAAAAGTTTGAACGGCTTTGGCACCTGGTCGGAAACACGCCCATGCTGGAGTTATTCTACACTTATGGCGGACAGCCCTGTTCGCTCTACGTAAAATGTGAGCAATACAATCTGACCGGCAGTATGAAAGACCGAATGGCGCTTCATGTGTTGCATCAGGCGTATCGGGAAGGGAAGATTAGACCGGGCGACCGTATTGTTGAAACCACCAGCGGCAGTACGGGAATAGCTTTTTCGGCAATCGGGCAGGCGCTGGGGCACCCCGTGACGATTATCATGCCCGCCGGTGTTAGCCAGGAGCGTATTGATATCATTCGGAGTCTGGGGGCCGACATTGTCCTATTTACGAAAGAAGAAGGCGGTTTTATGGGCGGTATTCAACGATCAGAAGAGATGGCGGCTTGCGACCCGTGCGTTTTTTTGCCCCGCCAGTTCGCTAACAGGGACAATACGGAAGCCCACCGCCTGACAACTGGCAAAGAAATCTGGCTCCAGCTTCAGAGCGTTGATGTTAGACCGGATGCCTTTGTGGCCGGTGTCGGTACCGGCGGTACGGTCATGGGTGTAGGACGTTATCTCAAATCCCGAGACGTTAACATTCGTATCCATCCGCTCGAACCCGCCGAATCACCAACGTTATCAGTAGGTTACAAAACCGGAACCCACCGGATTCAGGGCTTATTTGATGAGTTCGTTCCAGAAATTCTACAGTTAAACGAACTGGATCATGTCGTGCAGGCCAGCGATGGCGACGCCATACTAATGGCCCAGAAACTGGCCCGGCAACTGGGTGTCGCGGTGGGAATTTCGTCGGGAGCAAACCTGGTCGGTGCTATTAAGCTACAACAGGAAATGGGTCCCATTGCCCGCGTGGTAACTATTCTGTGCGATTGCAATAAAAAATACCTGAGTACCGACCTAGTTCGGATAGAACCTGTTAGGCCAACTTATATTGCCCCTAACGTCGAGTTTACGGATTATCGCCCGATCAGCCGCTTATTAGCTGACCGGCCGGGTGTGTTTTAA
- a CDS encoding cytochrome c family protein, producing the protein MFKKVFKWTGIVLGSLVLLLLLFYSIVYTQTEAGINKVYHVKLQQLHIPDDSASYIAGRHVAEIRGCVGCHGADLATGEVFADKNSPIGFIQASNITSGKGGIQYSDQDWVRALRHGLGKDNKPLWFMPSHEICGLSNQDMTALISYVKRQPPVDKTTPQKSIKPLGRILTFIGEFPLLAAEEIDHNAMYVDDVKLKVNADYGKYLAITCTGCHSANFKGAPSRSPEQPPIPDISSTGRLGKWTPQEFVQLFRTGKTPEGRVLSKYMPVKLFTYSDDELKAIYLFLHKVN; encoded by the coding sequence ATGTTCAAAAAAGTTTTCAAATGGACTGGCATAGTATTAGGTAGCCTGGTTCTTCTGCTCCTCCTCTTTTATAGCATTGTTTATACCCAAACCGAAGCGGGTATAAATAAAGTGTACCATGTAAAGCTTCAGCAGCTACACATTCCCGATGACTCGGCTTCTTATATCGCTGGCCGACATGTTGCCGAGATTAGAGGTTGTGTGGGTTGTCATGGCGCTGATTTGGCTACGGGTGAAGTATTTGCCGATAAAAATTCGCCAATCGGGTTCATACAAGCATCGAATATTACCAGTGGCAAGGGTGGCATTCAATATAGCGATCAGGACTGGGTTCGGGCGTTGCGGCATGGACTGGGAAAAGACAACAAACCGCTTTGGTTTATGCCGTCGCACGAGATCTGTGGCTTGTCGAATCAGGATATGACCGCCCTGATCAGCTACGTTAAGAGGCAGCCGCCGGTGGATAAAACGACTCCGCAAAAATCGATCAAGCCACTGGGCCGGATTCTGACCTTCATAGGCGAGTTCCCGTTATTAGCCGCCGAAGAAATCGACCATAACGCCATGTATGTAGATGACGTAAAGCTGAAAGTTAATGCCGATTATGGAAAATACCTGGCTATCACGTGTACGGGTTGCCACTCTGCCAATTTCAAAGGGGCTCCTTCCCGTTCACCTGAACAGCCGCCTATCCCCGATATTTCATCAACTGGCCGACTGGGCAAATGGACCCCTCAGGAATTTGTCCAATTGTTTCGTACTGGCAAAACCCCTGAGGGACGTGTATTAAGCAAATACATGCCGGTTAAATTATTTACGTATTCTGACGATGAACTAAAAGCTATCTACTTATTCCTGCATAAAGTGAACTGA
- a CDS encoding histidine kinase dimerization/phosphoacceptor domain -containing protein produces the protein MRTGLLLFLLSLGISSWAQPLQPIDYDSLYQRRMAGLSPVQRLVWADKYVSYLNEHSRFADARTLLQASLKVAQQAHLTAWTARFYELSGYIEMTNGNLVRSIDFFLQALAIYQATYAFEQQQKLCVHIIGVYSSLQNLAKRQQYNRQAATLQREYHQLSMLPFTYADKADDFVNVGKLDSALAYGRKAMTVLWVTRKWQQFYSHLDGYGVLLTDGGQYHEAEKTFRQCLAYSLQQGDPRRELYAYIHLPEPLLHLGRLDEAAHYAKLALSRIVHDPERQDEHRTQVYESLTHIAEARGQYKQALVYERLSNQYRNAMLSVEKNRQIAEVEARYQTAQKQARINQLSIDNQRQLTQISWQAVGLIALIALLALALWQYRVIRQVNARLRTSSQLVFENNRQISQQSDRLGVLMQELHHRVKNNLAIVSSLMRMQSKRLDDPRAVQAVQDGQRRVEAISLIHQQFYQTENLADVPIKTYVTELTENLLLGYGFDPNTFDCQVEVADIHLDVDVAVPLGLILNEVLTNAFKYAYTNVANPKLTVRLKPVTDSPATGLLIEVQDNGPGLEGPGRADARLERSTPTVTQRKGSFGQRLIRELTGQLGGEMSLTTQHGTYFRLWIPTPV, from the coding sequence ATGCGTACCGGTCTGCTCCTTTTTTTGCTGTCGCTGGGTATCAGCAGTTGGGCACAACCCCTGCAGCCCATTGATTACGATAGTCTCTATCAACGGCGGATGGCAGGCCTGTCGCCTGTGCAGCGATTGGTATGGGCCGATAAGTATGTCAGTTACCTGAATGAACATTCCCGATTTGCTGACGCCAGAACCTTATTACAGGCTTCGCTGAAAGTAGCTCAACAGGCTCATTTGACCGCCTGGACGGCCCGATTCTATGAGTTGTCCGGGTATATTGAAATGACCAACGGAAATCTTGTCCGGTCAATTGATTTTTTCCTCCAGGCACTGGCTATCTACCAGGCCACCTATGCTTTTGAACAGCAACAAAAACTATGTGTTCATATTATCGGAGTCTATAGTAGCCTGCAGAATTTAGCCAAAAGACAGCAATACAATCGGCAGGCAGCTACGTTACAACGCGAGTATCATCAGTTGTCCATGCTGCCGTTTACATATGCAGATAAGGCTGATGATTTCGTAAATGTCGGAAAACTGGATTCTGCGCTGGCCTATGGTCGAAAAGCCATGACCGTTTTATGGGTGACCCGGAAATGGCAACAATTTTATAGTCACCTGGATGGCTACGGCGTTCTGTTGACGGATGGGGGGCAGTACCACGAAGCCGAAAAAACCTTTCGTCAGTGCCTGGCCTACAGTCTCCAGCAGGGAGATCCGCGACGGGAACTCTACGCATACATCCACCTGCCCGAACCGTTGCTACACCTGGGCCGACTGGACGAAGCCGCACACTACGCAAAACTGGCCCTGAGCCGCATTGTACACGACCCTGAACGCCAGGATGAACACAGAACGCAGGTCTATGAGTCCCTAACGCACATTGCCGAAGCCAGGGGCCAGTACAAGCAGGCACTGGTCTACGAACGACTGAGTAATCAGTACCGGAATGCCATGCTGAGTGTGGAGAAAAACAGGCAGATTGCCGAAGTAGAAGCCCGATACCAGACTGCTCAGAAACAGGCCCGCATCAACCAGTTAAGTATTGATAACCAGCGTCAATTAACCCAAATCAGTTGGCAGGCGGTTGGACTCATTGCCCTGATTGCCCTTCTGGCCCTAGCCCTGTGGCAGTATCGCGTTATTCGGCAGGTGAATGCCCGGTTGAGAACCTCCAGCCAACTGGTTTTCGAAAACAACCGGCAGATTAGCCAGCAGTCCGACCGGTTGGGCGTACTGATGCAGGAGTTGCACCACCGGGTCAAAAATAATCTGGCCATCGTGTCGAGCCTGATGCGGATGCAATCTAAACGACTCGATGACCCCCGGGCGGTACAGGCCGTACAGGACGGGCAACGGCGGGTAGAAGCCATCTCGCTGATTCACCAACAGTTTTACCAGACCGAGAATCTGGCCGATGTGCCCATCAAAACCTACGTGACCGAACTCACCGAGAACCTGTTGCTGGGCTACGGGTTTGATCCCAACACGTTCGACTGTCAAGTCGAGGTAGCTGATATCCATCTGGATGTGGATGTGGCTGTGCCACTGGGTCTAATTCTGAACGAAGTGCTGACCAATGCCTTCAAGTACGCATATACCAACGTAGCCAACCCTAAGTTGACCGTCCGGCTCAAGCCAGTAACGGATAGCCCGGCGACTGGATTACTCATCGAGGTCCAGGATAATGGTCCCGGACTGGAGGGTCCCGGTCGGGCCGACGCTCGGCTGGAGCGCTCAACCCCGACTGTTACCCAGCGAAAAGGCTCCTTTGGCCAACGACTGATTCGTGAATTGACCGGCCAATTAGGGGGCGAGATGAGCCTGACGACCCAGCACGGCACCTACTTTCGGCTGTGGATTCCAACCCCGGTGTAA
- a CDS encoding LytR/AlgR family response regulator transcription factor has product MSDPINILIIEDEAVLSMDLSDLLEEEGYFVIGTANNGPKALSLHQQNRLDLALCDIHIKGDWDGIETAERLLTERPIPIIFLTALTDKVTLDRAMRLYPSAYLIKPVTVPGLRAAIELALRNFTQSVTTAPEPRPSLTSLPARKEEARTEPILRIDDAVFIKHKYQFVKISLDDIDYIEADGSYTTLVTPKHRYALRLTISHVIDRLSFPRLVRIHRSYAVNLNRVSTFNEREVCLSTLCLPLGRLYKTDFLRHFNIR; this is encoded by the coding sequence ATGAGTGACCCGATCAATATCCTGATTATTGAAGATGAAGCGGTGCTCTCTATGGACCTGAGCGATCTGCTGGAAGAAGAAGGCTATTTCGTGATTGGGACGGCCAACAACGGCCCCAAAGCCCTGAGTTTGCACCAGCAAAATCGGCTTGATCTGGCCCTGTGCGATATTCATATTAAAGGCGATTGGGACGGCATCGAAACGGCGGAACGTCTGCTGACCGAACGGCCCATTCCCATCATCTTCCTGACCGCCCTGACTGATAAAGTCACGCTCGACCGCGCCATGCGGCTCTATCCATCGGCTTACCTGATCAAACCTGTCACTGTACCCGGCCTGCGGGCTGCCATTGAGCTGGCCCTACGAAACTTTACCCAATCGGTGACGACTGCGCCCGAACCGCGGCCTTCCCTGACCAGTCTGCCTGCGCGCAAAGAGGAAGCCCGAACCGAGCCCATTCTGCGGATTGATGACGCGGTATTCATCAAACATAAATATCAGTTCGTCAAAATCAGTCTCGATGACATTGACTATATCGAAGCCGATGGTTCTTATACGACGTTAGTGACCCCCAAGCACCGCTACGCCCTGCGGCTGACCATTAGCCACGTAATCGATCGGCTTAGCTTCCCCCGTCTGGTTCGCATTCACCGCTCCTATGCGGTAAACCTGAACCGGGTGAGTACATTCAATGAGCGGGAAGTGTGCCTCTCCACGCTGTGCCTGCCGCTGGGGCGGCTCTACAAGACCGACTTTTTACGCCACTTTAATATTCGGTAA
- a CDS encoding DUF922 domain-containing protein has protein sequence MPMILPRWLKSKFILLLLSTAFGPLLSQAQSEYTSKIIANGKLKWEDFSGPVDPTSNYAAMTHYQIVYTYKVISIGGSQVSLNLQVSTRLRGNSWVKPTQRSDELLAHEQGHFDIARIHALTFKKAILSTVLLKDTYKEKINLVFQLHLTNAKLMGLQYDEETNHSLNKSEQKKWNQKLNGLLLEL, from the coding sequence ATGCCTATGATTTTACCACGTTGGCTCAAAAGCAAATTTATATTGTTGCTCCTTTCAACAGCTTTTGGCCCTCTGCTTAGTCAGGCTCAATCAGAGTATACCAGTAAGATAATTGCGAATGGAAAATTGAAATGGGAGGATTTTAGCGGTCCTGTCGATCCCACGTCAAACTATGCTGCTATGACCCATTACCAGATTGTTTACACCTATAAAGTAATTTCCATAGGAGGAAGCCAGGTTAGTCTTAATTTGCAGGTGTCTACTCGGTTAAGAGGGAACTCTTGGGTAAAACCGACTCAACGAAGTGATGAACTCTTAGCTCATGAACAGGGCCATTTTGATATTGCTCGGATACATGCGTTAACGTTCAAAAAGGCTATCCTATCAACAGTCTTATTGAAAGACACCTACAAGGAGAAGATAAATTTAGTATTCCAGCTCCATCTAACTAACGCAAAGCTCATGGGTCTACAGTATGATGAAGAAACCAATCATTCTCTTAATAAATCGGAACAGAAAAAGTGGAATCAAAAACTTAATGGTTTGCTCCTAGAGCTATAA
- a CDS encoding helix-turn-helix domain-containing protein gives MNAIKSIIQFHRLASLPDPLHPLVSIIHVEDIRLAKDALWERFYLDFYTISLKRNVQAKAKYGQQSYDFDKGLMSFTAPKQLQSHEKVDSSEINKDLGTGYVLLLHPGLLGKHPLAVAIKTYGFFDYAVHEALHLSEKEERNIIDLFLKIEEEYQHIDPYTQDIVLAQVDVLLRYCRRFYERQFITRKTGSNDLLSRTEQLLNAYFDKEESLRQGLPTVDYLANELHLSPHYFSDMLRSLTGQSAQQHIHQKLIDKAKEYLSVTDLSVAEIAYRLGFEYPQSFNKLFKSKTDQSPLEFRASFN, from the coding sequence ATGAACGCCATCAAATCCATTATACAGTTTCATAGGTTGGCTTCGCTACCGGATCCCCTGCACCCACTGGTGAGCATTATTCATGTGGAAGATATTCGCTTGGCAAAGGATGCGTTGTGGGAACGCTTTTACCTGGATTTCTATACGATTTCGTTAAAGCGAAATGTACAGGCAAAAGCCAAATACGGTCAGCAATCGTATGATTTCGACAAAGGTTTGATGAGCTTCACCGCCCCCAAACAACTGCAATCTCATGAAAAGGTTGACAGCTCTGAGATAAACAAGGATCTTGGTACGGGGTATGTGCTATTGCTGCACCCTGGTTTATTAGGTAAACATCCGCTCGCGGTAGCCATCAAAACGTATGGTTTCTTTGATTATGCTGTACATGAAGCATTGCATCTGTCCGAAAAAGAAGAGAGGAATATCATAGACCTATTTCTGAAAATAGAGGAAGAATACCAGCATATCGACCCCTACACCCAGGATATAGTTCTTGCCCAAGTTGATGTGTTGCTCAGGTATTGTAGGCGTTTTTACGAAAGACAGTTCATTACCCGCAAAACGGGCAGTAATGATTTGCTCAGCAGAACTGAGCAGTTGCTGAACGCTTATTTTGATAAAGAAGAAAGCCTACGGCAAGGCTTGCCCACTGTTGACTACCTGGCAAACGAACTGCATTTGTCACCCCATTATTTCAGTGATATGCTTCGCTCGCTGACCGGGCAAAGTGCACAGCAGCACATACACCAGAAGCTCATCGATAAAGCGAAAGAATACCTGTCCGTTACGGATTTATCGGTTGCTGAAATTGCTTACCGGCTCGGCTTTGAATATCCGCAGTCATTTAATAAACTATTTAAGAGCAAAACGGACCAGTCACCGCTGGAATTCAGGGCTTCGTTTAACTAG
- a CDS encoding alpha/beta hydrolase, producing MPQSVRFKNRTWEVAANLFFPESFDEKKKYASIVCVHPGSSVKEQTAGLYAAKLASQGGFITLVFDASYQGESGGEPRYLEDPATRIEDIRCAVDYLTRQPFVDSSRIGLLGVCAGGGYAANAAMTERRIKAVSTVVATNASRAFRESNPLETLEAVGLQRTAEANGAEELITNWTPSSVEEARQSGMDEFDMLEAIDYYRTPRGEYPTSCNKLRFNSMSALIMFDAFHLAEFFLTQPLLVIFGDRVGAFGSYRDGFELYNKAASKTKKMHIVKGASHYDLYDQPEATGEALNQLIPFFREHLA from the coding sequence ATGCCGCAATCCGTAAGATTTAAAAACCGGACCTGGGAGGTAGCCGCCAACCTGTTCTTCCCGGAATCGTTTGATGAAAAGAAGAAATATGCCTCCATCGTCTGTGTGCACCCCGGCAGTAGCGTAAAAGAACAAACAGCCGGTTTATATGCGGCAAAGCTGGCATCGCAGGGTGGTTTTATCACGCTTGTTTTTGATGCGTCGTATCAGGGAGAAAGTGGTGGAGAACCCCGGTATCTTGAAGATCCGGCTACCCGTATAGAAGACATACGCTGTGCCGTCGATTATCTGACCAGGCAGCCATTTGTAGATAGCAGCAGGATTGGTCTGCTGGGAGTATGCGCGGGTGGAGGGTATGCCGCTAATGCCGCCATGACCGAACGACGGATTAAAGCAGTGTCAACCGTTGTGGCGACAAATGCAAGTCGAGCATTCAGGGAATCCAATCCGTTAGAGACATTAGAAGCCGTTGGTCTACAACGTACTGCAGAAGCCAATGGCGCTGAAGAACTCATTACCAATTGGACACCTAGTTCGGTTGAAGAAGCCAGACAGTCGGGAATGGACGAGTTTGATATGTTAGAAGCCATTGATTATTACAGAACACCAAGGGGTGAATACCCAACCTCGTGCAACAAACTACGCTTTAACAGTATGTCGGCCCTGATTATGTTCGATGCTTTTCATTTGGCCGAATTTTTTCTGACACAACCCTTACTGGTTATCTTTGGTGATAGAGTAGGGGCTTTTGGCTCATACCGAGATGGCTTTGAATTGTATAACAAAGCGGCTTCCAAAACTAAAAAGATGCATATCGTAAAAGGGGCCAGCCATTACGATTTGTACGACCAGCCAGAAGCCACTGGCGAAGCACTTAATCAACTGATTCCGTTCTTCCGGGAGCATCTTGCCTAG
- a CDS encoding DUF6434 domain-containing protein, producing MTPIRCFFKSVIGTHFHFTVGLMKFCKENPTKTFRNAVQDFSYICFKKWAFNWMVCFDTCQLQIVTY from the coding sequence ATTACTCCCATTCGGTGTTTCTTTAAATCAGTGATCGGCACTCATTTTCATTTCACCGTAGGCCTGATGAAGTTTTGTAAGGAAAACCCAACCAAAACGTTTCGCAATGCAGTGCAGGACTTTTCATACATCTGCTTTAAAAAATGGGCATTTAATTGGATGGTTTGTTTTGATACCTGTCAACTACAAATCGTCACATACTAA
- a CDS encoding DinB family protein, producing MENTAQLSQTTDQIVISPEQLLAHWQGHRGLTRRLIEAYPEEHFFSYTLGGMRPCSALIDEVLQMADQSMQGVISGEWPSFSEGVEVQPKVTTKEQVLDQWDRVTQKINAHWPQIPSSRFQEVDKAFGLYEGPIYWFLFYLIDNEIHHRAQAYVYLRTLGVEPPAFWDRLQV from the coding sequence ATGGAAAATACAGCGCAGCTTAGCCAAACGACGGATCAGATCGTTATCTCACCCGAGCAACTTCTTGCCCATTGGCAGGGACACCGGGGACTCACCCGCCGGTTGATCGAGGCTTACCCCGAGGAGCACTTCTTTTCGTATACGCTGGGTGGCATGCGACCTTGTTCGGCATTAATTGATGAAGTTTTGCAGATGGCCGACCAAAGCATGCAAGGCGTTATTTCAGGTGAGTGGCCTTCCTTTAGCGAGGGGGTGGAGGTACAGCCTAAAGTAACGACGAAAGAGCAGGTGCTGGACCAGTGGGATCGGGTGACCCAGAAGATTAATGCCCACTGGCCGCAGATTCCATCCTCGCGTTTCCAGGAAGTCGATAAGGCTTTTGGGCTGTATGAAGGACCTATCTACTGGTTTCTTTTCTACCTGATCGATAATGAAATTCATCACCGGGCTCAGGCTTATGTCTACCTACGCACGCTGGGTGTAGAGCCGCCCGCTTTCTGGGATCGTCTCCAGGTATAA
- a CDS encoding FAD-binding protein, translated as MLRIPSGLCCDIILSSAFVILLHSSAAADDYGHLISRSPLAILYPGSVDDVVTMMHFARRFRLRIVGRGNGHTAFGQAQVEGGLVIDLGSLRQIHAVTADRTVVDAGVVRPDRAGHHPADSGLRTRPNAPLVLPRRTDDAG; from the coding sequence GTGCTACGAATCCCTTCAGGTTTATGCTGTGATATTATTCTAAGTTCAGCTTTCGTAATCCTTTTACATTCGTCGGCGGCAGCCGATGATTATGGCCACCTGATTTCCCGATCACCCCTGGCTATTCTCTACCCGGGGTCGGTCGATGATGTCGTTACGATGATGCACTTTGCCCGGCGGTTCCGGCTGCGGATTGTGGGCCGGGGCAACGGCCACACGGCTTTTGGACAGGCGCAGGTCGAAGGCGGGCTGGTGATTGACCTAGGCAGCCTCCGTCAAATTCATGCGGTAACGGCCGATCGGACGGTGGTCGATGCTGGGGTAGTGCGCCCTGATCGTGCGGGCCACCATCCTGCTGATTCCGGCCTGCGAACGCGCCCGAACGCTCCGCTTGTTTTACCTCGACGTACCGACGATGCTGGCTAA